One window of Armatimonadota bacterium genomic DNA carries:
- a CDS encoding cytochrome c oxidase subunit 3, producing the protein MEAVTAVHAPARRLRTLRGGLWLFFISESFLFAALISSRYYLVGLERPAELNQVLGLLITVILLTSSLFAYRAEASMLCGDRRRFLHNTMATILLGTLFLVGVGMEWAEAFTHFPPHQPFGTIFFTLTGAHGLHVLSGVGLLLGVYLHGRRGRYSPEACWPVEAAVKYWHYVDVVWVFIYPTLYLVTS; encoded by the coding sequence ATGGAGGCGGTGACAGCGGTCCACGCCCCGGCACGCCGCCTGCGCACCCTGCGCGGCGGGCTGTGGCTGTTCTTCATCTCCGAGAGCTTCCTCTTTGCCGCGTTGATCAGCAGCCGCTACTACCTGGTGGGGCTGGAGCGGCCGGCGGAGCTGAACCAGGTGCTGGGCCTGCTTATCACCGTCATCCTGCTGACCAGCAGCCTCTTCGCCTACCGGGCCGAGGCGTCCATGCTCTGCGGCGACCGGCGGCGATTCCTGCACAACACGATGGCCACCATCCTGCTGGGGACGCTCTTCCTGGTGGGCGTGGGGATGGAGTGGGCCGAGGCGTTCACTCACTTCCCCCCGCACCAGCCCTTCGGCACCATCTTCTTCACCCTGACCGGGGCGCACGGGCTGCACGTCCTCAGCGGCGTGGGGCTGCTCCTGGGCGTCTACCTGCACGGACGCCGCGGCCGCTACTCTCCGGAGGCTTGCTGGCCGGTGGAGGCTGCAGTGAAGTACTGGCACTACGTAGACGTGGTGTGGGTCTTTATCTACCCGACACTGTACCTGGTTACTTCCTAG